ATTATTCCACTGATTAAACAGGTGGTGATCATGGGCGGTGCCTTTGGTACCCACGGCCATGCGGGCAACGTCACGCCGCACAGTGAATTCAATATCTGGAAAGATCCTCATGCGGCGGATCAGGTGCTGTCATCCGATTTGCCGGTGGTCATCCTGCCGCTGGATGTGACGCATGAGGTGCTGATTACCGGTGCTGAAATCCGCGATCTGAACCTGCCGGTTCTGGAGAAGATCTCAGCAGGCTATCTGAAGTACAGCCTGGAGAAAGAGGGGTTTGAGGGCATGGCGCTGCATGACACGCTGACCATCTCCTGGCTCACTCATCCCGAGCTGTTTACGGCGGTGAACTCCCCGGTTCGCGTTGTCACCGAGGGCATTACCCAGGGCCAGACGCTGCGCAGGCTGACCCAGCTTGCTTCACGTTTTGATCCTTTTAAGGGAAGCCGTGACCAGACTGTGTGCCTGGAAGTGGAGGCCGAGCAGGTAAAACAGGCGTTTTTGGGCTGCCTGGCGCAGTGCGACTTATAGCACAGGTTGGGTAGCAAACTGCTCACTGAGGAAATCCAGAAAACAGCTGATGCGCACTGACAGGGTGGTATTGCGGTAATAGACCGCATTCACCGGGAGGTAAGTTTCGCGCGTCAGCGCCTCCAGAACCGGCACCAGCTTGCCATCGGAATAGTCTCCCCGGCTCATAAAGTCAGAAATCCGTACAATGCCCTGCCCGTGCACTGCCAGCTGTCTCAGCGTTTCACCACTTGAGGCTGAAACTGTGGGTTTAATCTGCAACAGCTGCCCTTCACTCTGCCAGACGGGCCAGACGTTGTGGTTCTCCAGCTGGCTGAAACCGAGCAGGCGATGCTGGGCTAAATCAGCCACGCTGGTGGGTGTGCCATATTTGGCCAGATAGGCCGGGCTGGCCATCAGCCGCAGTCTGCTGTTGCCTAACAGGCGGGCGTGAATGCTGGAATCCCGCAGTTCGCCAATGCGGATGGCAATGTCCGTCTGCTGTTCAAGCAGATCAATCATCACTTCATCGGTGTTAAGTTCCAGCTGGATCAGCGGATAGCGGGCGGAGAAAGCGGCCATCAGCGGCACAATCACATGCAGCATAAAGGGCGTGGCGGCATTAACCCGCAACCGCCCGGAAGGGATCTCGCGGCGCCGGGCGATCTGCTCTTCTGCTGTTTCCACCGAACGCAGTATTTCCCGCGCGTGTTCAAGAAACACCTGTCCCTCTTCGGTCAAAGCTATTCTGC
This genomic window from Erwinia sp. E_sp_B01_1 contains:
- a CDS encoding nucleoside hydrolase — encoded protein: MSKIIFDTDIGVDDAFALAYAAKTQTILGITTVFGNVSVDQAVKNARLFSREIGLDVPVYRGCSRPLALSVLTNAAAVHGSDGLGDVLENPFDGHADNAIEFIINTVKAHPNEIILVAIGPLTNVAAAINQAPEIIPLIKQVVIMGGAFGTHGHAGNVTPHSEFNIWKDPHAADQVLSSDLPVVILPLDVTHEVLITGAEIRDLNLPVLEKISAGYLKYSLEKEGFEGMALHDTLTISWLTHPELFTAVNSPVRVVTEGITQGQTLRRLTQLASRFDPFKGSRDQTVCLEVEAEQVKQAFLGCLAQCDL
- a CDS encoding LysR family transcriptional regulator, which produces MKITLEELRAWVGVVDTGSITAAAEQLSQTTSGISRALSRLEHKLQTTLLHRTTRRIALTEEGQVFLEHAREILRSVETAEEQIARRREIPSGRLRVNAATPFMLHVIVPLMAAFSARYPLIQLELNTDEVMIDLLEQQTDIAIRIGELRDSSIHARLLGNSRLRLMASPAYLAKYGTPTSVADLAQHRLLGFSQLENHNVWPVWQSEGQLLQIKPTVSASSGETLRQLAVHGQGIVRISDFMSRGDYSDGKLVPVLEALTRETYLPVNAVYYRNTTLSVRISCFLDFLSEQFATQPVL